From Camelina sativa cultivar DH55 chromosome 7, Cs, whole genome shotgun sequence, one genomic window encodes:
- the LOC104703912 gene encoding bifunctional dTDP-4-dehydrorhamnose 3,5-epimerase/dTDP-4-dehydrorhamnose reductase codes for MVVADANGSSSTTSSFNFLIYGRTGWIGGLLGKLCESQGISYTYGSGRLQDRQSIVADIESVKPSHVFNAAGVTGRPNVDWCESHKVETIRTNVAGTLTLADICRDKGLVLINYATGCIFEYDSGHTLGSGIGFKEEDTPNFTGSFYSKTKAMVEELLKNYENVCTLRVRMPISSDLTNPRNFITKIARYEKVVDIPNSMTILDELLPISIEMAKRNLTGIYNFTNPGVVSHNEILEMYRDYIDPSFTWKNFTLEEQAKVIVAPRSNNELDATKLKTEFPELMSIKESLIKFVFEPNKKTEVKA; via the exons atggttgtaGCAGACGCAAACggatcatcatcaacaacctcCTCATTCAACTTCCTAATCTACGGTCGAACCGGATGGATCGGTGGCTTACTCGGCAAGCTCTGCGAATCTCAAGGGATCTCATACACTTACGGCTCAGGCCGTCTCCAAGATCGTCAATCGATCGTCGCCGACATCGAATCGGTGAAACCTAGCCACGTCTTCAACGCCGCCGGAGTCACCGGTCGTCCTAATGTCGACTGGTGCGAATCTCACAAAGTCGAGACCATCCGTACGAATGTCGCCGGAACCCTAACCCTCGCCGATATCTGCAGAGATAAGGGACTCGTTCTTATCAACTACGCTACCGGTTGTATATTTGAGTATGATTCGGGTCATACTCTCGGGTCGGGTATCGGATTCAAGGAAGAGGATACTCCCAACTTCACCGGCTCTTTCTACTCTAAAACCAAAGCTATG gtggaGGAGCTGCTCAAGAACTATGAGAACGTATGTACGCTAAGAGTGCGAATGCCCATCTCTTCGGATCTAACGAACCCGAGAAACTTCATCACGAAGATTGCTCGGTATGAGAAAGTTGTGGACATCCCTAACTCGATGACAATCCTCGACGAGCTCCTCCCGATATCGATCGAGATGGCTAAGAGGAACTTGACAGGGATCTACAACTTCACTAACCCGGGTGTAGTGAGTCACAACGAGATCTTGGAGATGTACAGAGACTACATTGACCCCAGTTTTACCTGGAAGAACTTCACTTTGGAGGAACAAGCTAAAGTGATTGTGGCTCCAAGGAGTAACAACGAGCTCGATGCGACTAAGTTGAAGACTGAGTTCCCTGAGTTGATGTCTATCAAAGAGTCTCTGATCAAGTTCGTGTTTGAGCCTAACAAGAAGACTGAAGTTAAAGCTTGA
- the LOC104703914 gene encoding SPX domain-containing membrane protein At1g63010 isoform X1, producing the protein MVAFGKYLQRKQIEEWRGYYINYKLMKKKVKQYAEQIQGGSQHPRHVLKDFSRMLDTQIETTVLFMLEQQGLLAGRLAILRETHDAILEQPDISKIVELRESYRDVGRDLLQLLKFVELNAIGLRKILKKFDKRFGYRFADYYVKTRANHPYSQLQQVFKHVGVGAVVGAISRNLHELQENEGSFYSIYDQPVLPLQDPVVEAIKTAVDKLTHSTNFLNFLAQHALIMQDELVTPSEDAIDERAYHFNSLLLNLGNTFLYMVNTYIIVPTADDYSMSLGAAATVCGVVIGSMAIAQVFSSVYFSAWSNKSYFKPLVFSSIALFIGNLMYALAYDANSIALLLLGRVCCGLGSARAVNRRYISDCVPLRIRMQASAGFVSASALGMACGPALAGLLQIKFKFYKFTFNQSTLPGWVMAVAWLFYLVWLCISFKEPLRDTEDEEKTNPNETTSMTDRVESSRVEEGLRKPLLITSGIKPEDEEDCNESEESQEDSHKPANSFRSAYQLLTPSVKVQLLIYFMLKYAMEILLSESSVITSYYFSWSTSSVAIFLACLGLTVLPINILVGSYISNMFEDRQILLTSEIIVFLGILFSFNLFVPYTVPQYVISGLVMFVAAEVLEGVNLSLLSRVMSSRLSKGTYNGGLLSTEAGTLARVVADVTITLGGYLGRGHLLNATLLPSLVICIGSIVATCCTYNSLY; encoded by the exons ATGGTGGCCTTTGGGAAATATTTGCAGCGGAAACAAATTGAAGAATGGAGAGG CTATTACATCAATTAcaaattgatgaagaagaaagtgaagcaATATGCTGAGCAAATCCAAGGCGGATCTCAACATCCTCGCCATGTTCTCAAAGATTTCTCAAGGATGCTCGATACTCAG ATTGAGACAACTGTCCTTTTCATGTTGGAACAACAAGGGTTGCTCGCAGGGCGATTAGCCATATTGAGGGAAACTCATGATGCTATACTTGAGCAGCCTGATATATCAAAAATTGTTGAGCTACGAGAATCATACAGAGACGTTGGACGAGACCTTCTTCAGCTTCTGAAGTTCGTTGAGCTTAACGCCATTGGTCTGCGCAAGATACTTAAGAAATTTGACAAACGGTTTGGCTATAGATTCGCTGATTATTACGTGAAGACCCGAGCTAATCATCCTTACTCTCAGCTTCAACAAGTCTTTAAGCATGTG GGTGTAGGAGCTGTTGTTGGGGCTATTTCACGCAATCTTCATGAGCTTCAAGAAAATGAAGGAAGCTTTTATTCAATTTATGACCAACCCGTTCTTCCTCTTCAG GATCCAGTGGTTGAGGCAATAAAAACCGCAGTAGACAAGCTAACGCACTCGACAAATTTCCTTAACTTCTTGGCACAACATGCTCTCATCATGCAAGATGAGTTGGTGACTCCTTCAGAGGATGCTATCGATGAGCGGGCTTACCATTTTAATTCGTTACTCCTGAATCTAGGAAATACATTTTTGTACATGGTCAACACTTATATCATCGTCCCTACAGCAGATGACTATTCAATGAGCCTTGGTGCTGCAGCAACGGTTTGCGGTGTTGTCATTGGATCTATGGCTATCGCTCAAGTTTTCTCATCAGTTTATTTCAGCGCGTGGTCCAACAAATCTTACTTCAAACCTCTTGTGTTTAGCAGCATTGCGCTCTTTATTGGAAACTTAATGTATGCGTTGGCTTATGATGCCAATTCTATAGCGCTTCTCTTACTCGGCCGTGTCTGTTGTGG GTTGGGATCAGCAAGAGCTGTGAACCGGAGATATATTAGTGATTGTGTGCCTTTGAGAATCCGAATGCAGGCATCAGCAGGTTTTGTGAGTGCTAGTGCACTTGGAATGGCTTGTGGTCCCGCGCTTGCTGGTTTACTCCAAATCAAATTCAAGTTCTACAAGTTTACATTTAATCAGTCTACTTTGCCTGGGTGGGTTATGGCTGTGGCCTGGCTTTTCTATTTGGTATGGCTATGCATATCATTTAAAGAGCCATTGCGTGACACAGAGGATGAAGAAAAAACCAATCCAAATGAAACAACATCAA TGACAGATAGAGTTGAAAGTAGCAGAGTCGAGGAAGGTCTTCGAAAGCCCTTGCTGATTACTTCAGGAATCAAGccagaag atgaagaggacTGCAATGAAAGCGAAGAATCTCAAGAAGATTCTCACAAACCTGCAAATTCTTTCAGATCAGCTTACCAACTTCTTACTCCATCTGTTAAG GTTCAACTGTTAATCTACTTCATGCTCAAGTACGCAATGGAAATACTACTGTCAGAGTCTAGTGTCATTACTTCATACTACTTTAGTTGGTCCACAAGCTCTGTTGCCATCTTCCTAGCCTGCCTTGGCCTCACGGTGCTGCCAATCAACATTTTGGTTGGAAGTTACATAAGTAATATGTTTGAAGACAG GCAAATCCTTTTAACATCTGAGATCATCGTCTTCCTTGGGATTCTCTTCAGTTTCAATCTGTTTGTTCCATACACTGTTCCACAATATGTGATCTCAGGTCTTGTTATGTTCGTAGCTGCTGAAGTGCTTGAAG GTGTGAATCTGTCGTTGTTATCACGAGTAATGTCATCGAGGCTGTCGAAAGGAACATACAACGGAGGGTTGCTGTCGACAGAAGCTGGAACGTTGGCTCGGGTTGTGGCGGATGTAACCATAACATTGGGAGGATACTTGGGAAGAGGCCATCTCTTGAATGCCACTCTTCTACCATCGCTTGTCATCTGCATTGGCTCCATTGTTGCTACTTGTTGTACTTATAACTCTCTCTAttga
- the LOC104703914 gene encoding SPX domain-containing membrane protein At1g63010 isoform X2, producing the protein MVAFGKYLQRKQIEEWRGYYINYKLMKKKVKQYAEQIQGGSQHPRHVLKDFSRMLDTQIETTVLFMLEQQGLLAGRLAILRETHDAILEQPDISKIVELRESYRDVGRDLLQLLKFVELNAIGLRKILKKFDKRFGYRFADYYVKTRANHPYSQLQQVFKHVGVGAVVGAISRNLHELQENEGSFYSIYDQPVLPLQDPVVEAIKTAVDKLTHSTNFLNFLAQHALIMQDELVTPSEDAIDERAYHFNSLLLNLGNTFLYMVNTYIIVPTADDYSMSLGAAATVCGVVIGSMAIAQVFSSVYFSAWSNKSYFKPLVFSSIALFIGNLMYALAYDANSIALLLLGRVCCGLGSARAVNRRYISDCVPLRIRMQASAGFVSASALGMACGPALAGLLQIKFKFYKFTFNQSTLPGWVMAVAWLFYLVWLCISFKEPLRDTEDEEKTNPNETTSSNLLLKIVDIESSRVEEGLRKPLLITSGIKPEDEEDCNESEESQEDSHKPANSFRSAYQLLTPSVKVQLLIYFMLKYAMEILLSESSVITSYYFSWSTSSVAIFLACLGLTVLPINILVGSYISNMFEDRQILLTSEIIVFLGILFSFNLFVPYTVPQYVISGLVMFVAAEVLEGVNLSLLSRVMSSRLSKGTYNGGLLSTEAGTLARVVADVTITLGGYLGRGHLLNATLLPSLVICIGSIVATCCTYNSLY; encoded by the exons ATGGTGGCCTTTGGGAAATATTTGCAGCGGAAACAAATTGAAGAATGGAGAGG CTATTACATCAATTAcaaattgatgaagaagaaagtgaagcaATATGCTGAGCAAATCCAAGGCGGATCTCAACATCCTCGCCATGTTCTCAAAGATTTCTCAAGGATGCTCGATACTCAG ATTGAGACAACTGTCCTTTTCATGTTGGAACAACAAGGGTTGCTCGCAGGGCGATTAGCCATATTGAGGGAAACTCATGATGCTATACTTGAGCAGCCTGATATATCAAAAATTGTTGAGCTACGAGAATCATACAGAGACGTTGGACGAGACCTTCTTCAGCTTCTGAAGTTCGTTGAGCTTAACGCCATTGGTCTGCGCAAGATACTTAAGAAATTTGACAAACGGTTTGGCTATAGATTCGCTGATTATTACGTGAAGACCCGAGCTAATCATCCTTACTCTCAGCTTCAACAAGTCTTTAAGCATGTG GGTGTAGGAGCTGTTGTTGGGGCTATTTCACGCAATCTTCATGAGCTTCAAGAAAATGAAGGAAGCTTTTATTCAATTTATGACCAACCCGTTCTTCCTCTTCAG GATCCAGTGGTTGAGGCAATAAAAACCGCAGTAGACAAGCTAACGCACTCGACAAATTTCCTTAACTTCTTGGCACAACATGCTCTCATCATGCAAGATGAGTTGGTGACTCCTTCAGAGGATGCTATCGATGAGCGGGCTTACCATTTTAATTCGTTACTCCTGAATCTAGGAAATACATTTTTGTACATGGTCAACACTTATATCATCGTCCCTACAGCAGATGACTATTCAATGAGCCTTGGTGCTGCAGCAACGGTTTGCGGTGTTGTCATTGGATCTATGGCTATCGCTCAAGTTTTCTCATCAGTTTATTTCAGCGCGTGGTCCAACAAATCTTACTTCAAACCTCTTGTGTTTAGCAGCATTGCGCTCTTTATTGGAAACTTAATGTATGCGTTGGCTTATGATGCCAATTCTATAGCGCTTCTCTTACTCGGCCGTGTCTGTTGTGG GTTGGGATCAGCAAGAGCTGTGAACCGGAGATATATTAGTGATTGTGTGCCTTTGAGAATCCGAATGCAGGCATCAGCAGGTTTTGTGAGTGCTAGTGCACTTGGAATGGCTTGTGGTCCCGCGCTTGCTGGTTTACTCCAAATCAAATTCAAGTTCTACAAGTTTACATTTAATCAGTCTACTTTGCCTGGGTGGGTTATGGCTGTGGCCTGGCTTTTCTATTTGGTATGGCTATGCATATCATTTAAAGAGCCATTGCGTGACACAGAGGATGAAGAAAAAACCAATCCAAATGAAACAACATCAAGTAATCTGCTTTTGAAGATTGTTGATA TTGAAAGTAGCAGAGTCGAGGAAGGTCTTCGAAAGCCCTTGCTGATTACTTCAGGAATCAAGccagaagatgaagaggacTGCAATGAAAGCGAAGAATCTCAAGAAGATTCTCACAAACCTGCAAATTCTTTCAGATCAGCTTACCAACTTCTTACTCCATCTGTTAAG GTTCAACTGTTAATCTACTTCATGCTCAAGTACGCAATGGAAATACTACTGTCAGAGTCTAGTGTCATTACTTCATACTACTTTAGTTGGTCCACAAGCTCTGTTGCCATCTTCCTAGCCTGCCTTGGCCTCACGGTGCTGCCAATCAACATTTTGGTTGGAAGTTACATAAGTAATATGTTTGAAGACAG GCAAATCCTTTTAACATCTGAGATCATCGTCTTCCTTGGGATTCTCTTCAGTTTCAATCTGTTTGTTCCATACACTGTTCCACAATATGTGATCTCAGGTCTTGTTATGTTCGTAGCTGCTGAAGTGCTTGAAG GTGTGAATCTGTCGTTGTTATCACGAGTAATGTCATCGAGGCTGTCGAAAGGAACATACAACGGAGGGTTGCTGTCGACAGAAGCTGGAACGTTGGCTCGGGTTGTGGCGGATGTAACCATAACATTGGGAGGATACTTGGGAAGAGGCCATCTCTTGAATGCCACTCTTCTACCATCGCTTGTCATCTGCATTGGCTCCATTGTTGCTACTTGTTGTACTTATAACTCTCTCTAttga
- the LOC104705196 gene encoding SPX domain-containing membrane protein At1g63010-like, with the protein MQEFLKLLSITLCSAALCDKKMVAFGKYLQRKQIEEWRGYYINYKLMKKKVKQYAEQIQGGSQHPRHVLKDFSRMLDTQIETTVLFMLEQQGLLAGRLAILRETHDAILEQPX; encoded by the exons ATGCAAGAGTTTTTAAA GCTCTTATCTATAACTTTGTGCTCTGCTGCTCTATGCGATAAAAAGATGGTGGCCTTTGGGAAATATTTGCAGCGGAAACAAATTGAAGAATGGAGAGG CTATTACATCAATTAcaaattgatgaagaagaaagtgaagcaATATGCTGAGCAAATCCAAGGCGGATCTCAACATCCTCGCCATGTTCTCAAAGATTTCTCAAGGATGCTCGATACTCAG ATTGAGACAACTGTCCTTTTCATGTTGGAACAACAAGGGTTGCTCGCAGGGCGATTAGCCATATTGAGGGAAACTCATGATGCTATACTTGAGCAGCCTGANTAA